The following proteins come from a genomic window of bacterium:
- a CDS encoding PKD domain-containing protein — protein MIRFNSSIILSVLIVLLAAVSLSACSRNFRGGASGGGGLTPQAEVSLSDAVLHDLSAYEPPDGVDPKVFKLLADKLVEEIRAREEGRLPSQAAPASPPLFLVFTDLGDGIGNFAWKYYHQGDYNLDGEVSVADITPIALNYLQSVSDGNADNVQRFIDGDLSGEIGVSDITPIALNYLASYHVVAAIFEELPSSAWTLSNWQEKAAAIVTAALISDSPGTVKPAVNLDPANPKYGWLSLDFDIDAAALTSGDYYFGVRDLSDPCKFVSFDKFSLTGRDDPEIAAVSPTSGSPGLQVQFYADLLSGAEPLSYSWNFGGGANPDHSEEQSPIVTLAAAKGAYQASVTISNAYGSDTFEWELTVGEVPVINSVSPIGGTPGQPVTFSAEVAGEQPFTYSWDFGGGATPALSDAQSPTVSLADAKGSYFASLTVTNVYGSDTYEWILGVGDPPVVTGVSPLIGMSGLPGALSADVSGDPPFAFSWNFGGGAVPNSSADENPQVTFGDLPGDYAANLTVSNNIGSFSYDFTLKVIPLGSEGFTLFSPMNDNKTYLIDMDGNVVHDWTADYYPGAAVELSADGYMYRLCNINNPTFNGGGSAGRIEKRDWDGNLVWYYELSSSTQCCHHDFELMPNGNILLIVWNLYTRDEAIEHGRNPSYTSMRGFWADSIAEIEPVGTSGGEIVWEWYVWDHLIQDYDDTKNNFGDPAEHPELIDINLSPGSPLDWTHVNAVAYNEDLDQIVISPHSISEIWVIDHSTTTEEAAGHTGGRYGRGGDLIYRWGNPASYKKGAAEDHKLFYQHDPYWIPDGLEGEGDILILNNQPGSFDGQPYSSVVQITTPLNPDGSYYMTDGFYGPSEPTWEFISDPPNLFYSQLMSSAQRLPGGNTLVTSSLQRWLFEATMDGEIVWEYDNQFPSGSPGFIFKAFRYTPDFPGLARLEQ, from the coding sequence CCGCAATTTCCGCGGCGGCGCGAGCGGAGGCGGGGGGCTGACGCCGCAGGCCGAGGTTTCGCTTTCCGACGCCGTGCTTCACGACCTTTCGGCTTACGAGCCGCCGGACGGCGTCGACCCGAAGGTCTTCAAGCTGCTGGCGGACAAGCTGGTGGAGGAAATACGAGCGAGGGAAGAGGGCCGTCTGCCGTCGCAGGCCGCCCCCGCAAGCCCGCCCCTTTTCCTGGTCTTCACCGATTTGGGAGACGGAATTGGAAACTTCGCGTGGAAATACTACCACCAAGGCGACTACAACCTTGACGGGGAAGTGTCGGTTGCCGACATCACTCCAATTGCGCTCAACTACCTTCAGTCAGTTTCCGACGGCAATGCGGACAACGTCCAGCGGTTCATTGACGGAGATCTGTCCGGCGAAATCGGAGTGAGCGACATCACCCCGATCGCCCTTAATTACCTTGCTTCATATCACGTTGTTGCCGCAATTTTCGAGGAATTGCCCAGCTCGGCGTGGACGCTTTCGAACTGGCAGGAAAAAGCCGCGGCAATCGTTACCGCCGCGTTGATATCGGATTCTCCCGGGACTGTGAAGCCCGCCGTCAACCTGGATCCCGCCAATCCGAAATACGGCTGGTTGAGCCTTGATTTCGATATCGACGCAGCGGCGCTGACATCCGGCGATTACTATTTCGGAGTCCGGGATTTAAGCGACCCGTGCAAATTCGTGTCTTTCGACAAGTTCAGCCTGACCGGGAGGGACGATCCGGAAATCGCGGCCGTGAGCCCGACCAGCGGCTCGCCGGGCTTGCAGGTTCAATTCTACGCCGATCTGCTTTCGGGCGCCGAGCCGCTCAGTTACAGTTGGAATTTCGGCGGCGGCGCAAATCCCGATCATTCAGAAGAGCAAAGCCCGATAGTGACGCTCGCGGCGGCCAAGGGCGCATATCAAGCTAGCGTGACGATTTCCAACGCCTACGGGAGCGACACATTCGAATGGGAACTTACGGTCGGCGAAGTTCCGGTTATCAATTCTGTCTCTCCGATAGGCGGAACGCCGGGCCAGCCGGTGACGTTTTCGGCGGAAGTCGCGGGAGAGCAGCCGTTCACGTACTCGTGGGATTTCGGAGGCGGGGCGACCCCGGCTCTTTCGGATGCTCAAAGCCCCACGGTCAGCCTTGCCGACGCAAAAGGAAGCTACTTTGCGAGCCTGACGGTGACCAACGTGTACGGAAGCGACACATATGAATGGATTCTGGGCGTGGGCGATCCTCCGGTGGTCACAGGCGTAAGCCCTCTAATCGGGATGTCGGGGCTACCCGGCGCGCTTTCGGCGGACGTTTCCGGCGACCCTCCTTTTGCGTTCTCCTGGAATTTCGGGGGGGGGGCGGTTCCAAATTCCAGCGCCGATGAAAACCCGCAAGTGACTTTCGGCGATTTGCCCGGCGATTACGCTGCGAACCTGACCGTTTCCAACAACATCGGCAGCTTCAGTTACGATTTCACGCTGAAAGTGATTCCGCTCGGAAGCGAAGGATTCACGCTGTTTTCGCCGATGAACGACAATAAAACGTACCTTATAGACATGGACGGGAACGTTGTCCACGATTGGACGGCGGACTACTATCCGGGAGCCGCGGTGGAGCTGTCCGCGGACGGATACATGTACCGGCTATGCAACATAAACAATCCAACTTTCAACGGGGGGGGGAGCGCCGGCAGGATCGAAAAGCGCGACTGGGACGGAAATCTGGTATGGTACTACGAGCTTAGCAGCTCGACCCAGTGCTGCCATCACGACTTCGAGCTGATGCCCAACGGCAACATTCTGTTGATCGTATGGAACCTGTACACGCGCGACGAGGCGATAGAACATGGCAGAAATCCTTCATATACCAGCATGCGCGGATTCTGGGCGGACTCGATCGCCGAGATCGAGCCCGTCGGAACCTCCGGCGGCGAGATCGTCTGGGAATGGTACGTGTGGGATCATCTGATCCAGGACTACGACGACACCAAGAACAACTTCGGAGATCCCGCCGAACATCCGGAGCTGATTGACATAAATCTAAGCCCCGGCTCGCCGCTTGACTGGACTCACGTGAATGCGGTGGCGTACAACGAGGACTTGGACCAAATCGTGATCAGCCCGCATTCGATCAGCGAAATCTGGGTCATAGACCATTCGACCACTACCGAAGAAGCGGCCGGCCACACCGGCGGGCGGTACGGCAGGGGCGGCGACCTGATTTACCGCTGGGGAAACCCGGCATCCTACAAAAAGGGCGCCGCAGAAGATCACAAGCTTTTTTATCAGCACGATCCCTACTGGATTCCCGACGGCCTGGAAGGCGAAGGCGACATTCTGATTCTGAACAATCAGCCGGGTTCGTTCGACGGCCAACCTTACTCTTCCGTTGTACAAATAACGACGCCGCTTAATCCGGACGGCAGTTACTACATGACCGACGGATTCTACGGACCGAGCGAGCCAACCTGGGAGTTCATCTCCGATCCGCCCAATCTTTTTTACAGCCAGCTGATGTCCAGCGCGCAGAGACTGCCGGGAGGCAACACTCTTGTGACCAGTTCACTGCAGAGGTGGCTGTTCGAAGCTACGATGGACGGCGAAATCGTCTGGGAATACGACAACCAGTTCCCGTCGGGCAGCCCGGGATTCATCTTCAAGGCGTTCAGGTACACGCCGGACTTTCCGGGCCTTGCCCGGCTGGAGCAGTGA